Below is a window of Sulfurimonas sp. DNA.
GCGATAGTACTTACACCACTAGCATCGGCAATATCAACGGTAAACTTAACATTTACACCACTTAAAGTACCATCTTTACCCACATCTGTACATATAATAGCTTCTACACCTGCATTTGCAAACTCTTTTGCCAAGTCAGTTGCCTTCATCTCACTAACTTCACCCCAGCCCTCAACAGCCACAAATCCGTCAATTGCATCAATACCTACAGCTATAGGATATTTTGCAGCCATATCTTTTACAAACTGTGGATCTTTAACTGCTATTGAGCCTAGTATTATTCTATCTATCCCTATTTCAAGCATCTTTTGAATTGTAGCTTCATCTCTAATTCCACCGCCTAACTCAAGCTTTACATTACAGTTTTGACGAATTTTAATAATCTGCTCCAGATTTTTAGGCTCACCTGCAAATGCACCGTTTAGATCAACTAAATGTACCCACTCAGCACCCATATCTTCAAATTTTTTTACTAACTCATATGGCTCGTTTGAGTATATTTTAGCACTATCCATAAGCCCTTTTGTAAGGCGAACTGCTTTTCCATCTTTTAAATCTATTGCCGGGTAAAGTGTCATATATGTTTTTCCTATAAATTAATAAAGTTTTCTAAAATTTTCAAACCATTCTCATGGCTTTTTTCAGGGTGTGGCTGAATACCTAAAATATTGTCTTTTGCAACACTTGATGTAAACTCGTATCCATATTCAGTACGTCCTATAATATCTTTTTCATCATCACATACAGCATGAAATGAGTGAACAAAATAAAGATAATGCATCTCATCTAAACCTTTAAAAAGAGGATGCTCTTTTGTAAACATTCTATTCCATCCCATATGTGGAACCTTCAGAGACTCACTAAATTTTGATGTATCAAAAGCTTCCACATGACCCTTGATCAGGCCAAGTCCTTCATTACTACCAAATTCCTGAGAAGATTCAAATAAAAGCTGCATTCCCAAGCAGATACCAAACATATAGTTTCCACTCTCAGCATACTCTTTTATAGCATCTACCATATTACGCTCCCCAAGATGTTCCATAGCATCGCCAAATGCACCAACACCAGGTAGTATTAACTTGTCATACTCTTTAAACTTTTCAGGATCGCTCTCAACAATAGTATGTTGTCCCAACTTTTCAAATGCGTTTTTTACACTTGCCAAGTTTCCCATGTTATAGTCAACTATAGCTATATTTTGTTTCATATATGAGTCTCTTTTTCTTTTGTAAATTTAATATAAAATGCCAAACCAAACAGTAATATTCCAACACCGCCTACAATATACATTGAGTATAAAAGCTGACTTGGATCTGTTATGGCAAATTTAAATACAAGCATCAACGCTTCTATCGATAAAGCTATGATAATGGAACCTATAAACTTAACCATAGTTTTATGTGTACCTGATGTACTGGTATCTTTTATTCTACCTAATACTTCTTCTTCAAAAATGGTCTTGGCCAGATCAAATATTGCCAATGCCAAAGTTAAAAGAATAGTAGCTTCAAAAACATCCTTTATTTTAAAATGAAAAGGAGTAATCTCATTTATAAAGAAACTTGTCAAACCTTTAAAAAATAAAAGCATTGATATTGCTACAAGAGCAAAAGCAAAAGTTGCATATGAGTATTTAAACAACTTTGCAAAGAAAATATCATTAGAATTTAGATGAGATATTTTTAATACCTCATCTAAAGACATATCTAAACAAGCTACATATTTTATATCACCAGCTTCATCATAAATTGGTTGAGATGCAGTAACAGCCAATTCACCTGTAATAAGTGATGGATATGGATCGGTTATAGTACAACGTCCTTCACGAACTGCACGATAATAATATGCACGATCTGCCCTTATTCTACCTATATCTTCATCATCAGATTTTTTATTTGTGTATGTAGGTGTAACTTGAACACCTTTGTAATCAAGTAGATATGCTCCATCACAACTGCCCAAATCATCTTTGATCTTTAAAAGACGAGGTACGATCATGTCAATACTAAGTGACGGCAAGCGATTTGGTATATTTTTAGAAAAAAGGTAACAAAAATATGCTCTAGCTTTTGTTCTATTTATTGAGAAATTTTGAATATCAGATGCAACCATAATGCTTTTATCCTGTATCTTAAATATATTTGGAAGTATAGCAAAATGGTTATTAAATCTTGCTAGTTGTAAATTTAACGCAAATTTTTAATGTTATAATTCCAATAAAAACAGGTTAATTACAAATGGCTTATAAACTATTTTTACTATTTGAAAAGTTCTTAATGATTTTTCCAAGAAGTTTTAGAAGATTTTTATTTACATCATTAGGGACTCTTGCATATTATGTTTCAGCAAAGTATAGAAAAGTATCTTTTAATAACTTAGATTTTATATTTGGAGACAAACTAAGCCAAAAAGAAAAAGTCGAGATTACAAAATACAGCTTTAAAAACCTTTTACTTAACTTCCACCATATTATGGAGTTAAGACATATGTCTAAAGATGATCTGAAAAAAATCATAACTATAGAAAATATTGAAGCTGTAGAGAAAGTTCATAAAGAAGGTCGTGCAGTAATCTACGTTACCACACACTATTCTTCTTGGGAGCTAGGTGGGGCTAGTATAGGAGCATTTATAGAACCTATTGTAGCTGTTTATAGAAAAATGAAAAACCCGACTATGCAAGACTGGTTGTTAGAGGGACGTGCTAAATTTGGAAATATAAATCTTGAAAAGTCAAAAGTTATAAAGCCGCTAATCCGATACATAAAAGAGAAAAAAGGGAGTGGTATATTAATAGATACTAATTTAAACAAAAGAGAGGGTGTTGAAGTTGATTTTATGGGTAAAAAAATCTCTCAAACACCTACACCTGCTTACTTAGCCAGAAAATTTGATGCAGCCATAATACCTGTAACTATCAGAACAGATGATGAAGAAAACTATACACTTATGTTGTTTGATGAGATAAAAGTTGAAAAAACTGATGATGAATCTCACGATATACAAAAAGCCACACAAGCACAAGCTGATTGGCTAGGTTCTTTAATAGAGAAAGAACCTAAATTCTGGTTTTGGGTACACAGACGTTTTAAAACAGATTATCCGGAGATCTATGCACCTAAGCCATAAGCGTATGGAGCATTTTGTGAAAATGCTCACGGGAGCTTATACTAAGGCTAGGTGTACACCTTTAGGTGTTTTGTCCTTGCTTTTATAAACTTAATTAGACTAAGCGGCACAATCTGCAGTACGTGCTTCAAATATCTTTAAAATTGTTAGGAAAAATGCAGTAATCGCAGGTCCAAGTATCATCCCCCAAAAACCGAACGTAGCAAGCCCTGCTATGATCGCAAAAAATATAACAAGCTCATTTAGTTTTGCATCATCCTCCTCTAGAAGCCTATTGTTTATCTCTTTTATAATAATAGGTTTAATAAACGTATCTGCAATGATCGATATCATTATAATTGAATATAGTGCTATAAAAAATGCATTAAAAACATTTCCAAGATAGAATTCATACATCATAAACGGAAGCCACATCAATGCTCCACCTACTATTGGAATTAACGATGCAAATCCATACATGATTCCAAATAAAATACCATCATATCCAAAGAACGAAATAGCTACACCAAACAAAATACCTTGAAACATAGCATTAACAATTATTGAGTAAAAAACAACACTCATAACACTTGAGAGCTCTTTTGCCAATGTATCTGCTTCTTCTACAGAAACCTGAACTACCCTTTTTAAAAACTCTACAATTGTAGCTCCGTTGTATTGAGCAAAGAAATAAAAAACTATAACCAAAAATGCATTTTTTATAAAACCGGCTGAAAGTGCTGTAATATTTCCAGCTAATGATATAGCATCTGAAGCAATTGCTTTTACGTCTATATCGTTTAGTTTTCCCTCAATGTATGGCTTTAAAAATTCTAAATAAGCTGGTGGGTTTTCTATAAAGCCTCTTATAAAAACTTCCATTCCTTTAATTGTCATCTGATCAAGCGTATTTAACTTTATAGTGATCGTTGCTAAAAAATAACCAAGCGGTACGAAAAATAAAACTGCTAAAAGCGCACTGGAAATAAATGCAGCTGTAAATTTTGAACCTGTTTTATTCTCAAAAAAATCTTGAATATTTGATGTTGATATAGCTAAAAGTGCAGCTATTGTCATACTAAGTAAAAAAGGTGCATATAAAAAATACATCCAATAAAGTGCTGTTGCAAATAAAATAGCTACAAAATACTGTGGTTTCAAAATAAAGTCCCCTCTTCATTTACCCAATCCATATTTAAAACATCATAGGTAGCACGAGTAGCCTTTCGACCCTTAGCTGTGCGTTCTAAATAACCGTTTGCTAAAAGATACGGTTCAAGTACATCTTCAACCGTACCCTCATCCTCACTTAAACTTGCCGCAATTGTGCTAAGTCCCATAGGTTTACCTCTTGCATCTGTTAGGAGTTTTAAAAGTTTTAAGTCCATCTCATCAAACCCATGAGAATTTATTCCTAGCTCATCCAAAGCAAACTTTGTTCTATGATGTTCAATATTCATCTCATCAGCTACATCTGCAAAGTCTCTTACACGACGTAATAATCTTAAGGCTATACGTGGAGTACCGCGACTTCTTTTTGCAATCTCAAGCGCAGCTTCGTGCACTATCTCACGATCAAGTTTTTTTGAAGCTTGAGAGATAATCTGAGCTAACTCTTCATGGCTATAAAACTGTAACCTAAAGTTCATGCCAAATCTATCACGCAGTGGATTTGAAAGCATCCCTGCTCTTGTTGTAGCACCAATTAGAGTAAATCTTGGAAGGTCAATTTTAACTGTTTGTGCAGCAGGACCGCTACCTATGATAATATCTATACGAAAGTCTTCCATAGATGAGTAAAGGATCTCTTCAACAGCAGGTGAAAGGCGGTGAATCTCATCTATAAAAAGTATGTCACCCTCTTCCAAGTTTGTAAGTATTGCAGCCAAATCTCCGCTTTTTTCAATCATCGGAGCTGCAGTTACTTTAATGTTTGAGTCCATCTCATTTGCAATAATCAATGCCAAAGTCGTTTTTCCAAGTCCAGGAGGGCCGTAAAAAAGCACATGATCAAGCGCCTCTTGGCGTTTTTTACTAGCCTCTATAAACACACCGAGATTTTTTTTCATCTGCTCCTGACCTATGTATTCATTCCAGGCATCGGGACGAAGACTTAGCTCACTGGACTCTTCTGAATCAAACTTCTCAATCTCTACCAATCTATCCATTAGTAAGTGTGTTCCTCTTTTGGAAATTCTCTTTTAACAACTTCATCTGCATAGTTTGCAACTGCATCTTTAACAAGTAATGCACCATCAAGATACTTTTTGACAAACTTTGGAGTAAACTCTTCAAAAAGTCCAAGCATATCTGAAAATACTAACACCTGCCCGTCTACATCTACACCTGCTCCGATACCAATAACTGGAACCTCAACACTTTTTGCAACCTCTGCAGCCACATCAGCCTTTACACCCTCTATAACCATACAAAATGCACCAGCCTCTTCTATGGCTTTTGCATCAGCAATTAAAGAGCGTTTTTCATCTTCGGTTTTACCTTTAACTTTATATCCGCCTTCGCTTCTAAAAGCTTGTGGAAGCAAACCAATATGACCACATACTGCTATGCCATTACTAGTTAAATGTTTAACAATATCTGCTTTGTCCAAACCACCCTCAATCTTTACACAGTCAGCAGGAGTCTCTTGAAAAACTTTTATAGCATTTCTTAAAGCGTCATCTTTATTAACATAAGTTCCAAAGGGCATATCACATACAACAAAACTATTTTTAGCACCGGCACAAACTGCATTTGTATGATAGATCATCTGCTCTAGGCTTGCACTTAGTGTGTCATTTTTACCTGCAAAACTCATATTAAGTGAGTCTCCGACAAGTATCATATCAGCACTATTTTCAAACAGCTTTGCAAACAAAGCGTCATATGCAGTGATCATCACCAATGGTTTATCGGCTTTTGCTTTTTTAATTGATGTTATTGTCATTTTTTTCTTCATAATCGTATTTTAACTAAAAACTGATACAATTGCATTAATTAGGAGAAATATTTTATGGGAATAAAGAGTGACTTAGATTCTAACTTTGATTTCGAAGTAGTTGACGAGTTTTATGACCACTACACTATGATGGTAGAAAGTATGGAAGTGATGATTATAGACCTTTCAAAACCTGACACGTATCAACGTAGTGTCAATGAATTATTCCGTATATTCCATAATATCAAATCTGCATCAGGATTTCTAAAAATAGAACCAATGAGAAGGTTATCTACTTTTGTTGAAGAGGTTTTGGATGAACTCAGACAAAAAAATAAACCCTTAAGTGAAAAAACTATCAATTGGCTTTTAGAAGTCTGTGATATCTTTGCTGCATGGAAAGATGATTTAAAAAATGACAATGAACTTACACGTGTAAAATATTCTCTACTTAAAATACCTGATTTGGATGAAGATTGAAAAATTTAGTAGCATATATAACTTCAGGATACCCTGAAAAATCTTTTAGCATAGACTTAGGCCTTGCCTTAGGTGAAAACGGAGTTGATACACTAGAGCTTGGTGTACCGTTTTCAGACCCTGTAGCTGATGGTCCTTTAATAGAAAAGGCTAATCATAAAGCACTTGAACTTGGTTTTAAATTTAAACATTTAAAAGAGATATCTTGTGAGATAGCACCAAAAGTTGATACGTTGTGGATGGGTTATTTTAACTCGTTTTACCAACAAAACCTTTCAAAACTTTTACCAGAAGCCAGAGAGATTGGAATAAACGGCTTGATAATTCCAGACCTTCCTCATGAAGAAGCTCTAAAGTATAAAGATCTTTTTGCACAAAATAACCTCTCAAACATATCTTTTGTTGCTCCAACAGACTCTGAAGAGAGGATCGCAGAAGTTGTTAAAGATGCACAAAAGTTTATCTATATGGTAGCGTATGCAGGTATTACCGGAAGTGGAAAAGCTGAAGATCTTCAGCCGTTTTTAGAGTCTATTAAAAAATACACTCAAACACCTGTATATGTAGGTTTTGGAGTAAATGCCAAAACTGCAAAAGACAAAGTTAAAGGTGCTGATGGTGTTATAGTCGGTAGTGCATTTATAGATATCCTTTTAAAAGAAGATCTTAACTACTCTCAAAAAATTAAAGAA
It encodes the following:
- the hisA gene encoding 1-(5-phosphoribosyl)-5-[(5-phosphoribosylamino)methylideneamino]imidazole-4-carboxamide isomerase, with amino-acid sequence MTLYPAIDLKDGKAVRLTKGLMDSAKIYSNEPYELVKKFEDMGAEWVHLVDLNGAFAGEPKNLEQIIKIRQNCNVKLELGGGIRDEATIQKMLEIGIDRIILGSIAVKDPQFVKDMAAKYPIAVGIDAIDGFVAVEGWGEVSEMKATDLAKEFANAGVEAIICTDVGKDGTLSGVNVKFTVDIADASGVSTIASGGVKDEDDIKALIETKKVDGVIIGKAYYEGTLDLEKMFKLLD
- a CDS encoding PDC sensor domain-containing protein translates to MVASDIQNFSINRTKARAYFCYLFSKNIPNRLPSLSIDMIVPRLLKIKDDLGSCDGAYLLDYKGVQVTPTYTNKKSDDEDIGRIRADRAYYYRAVREGRCTITDPYPSLITGELAVTASQPIYDEAGDIKYVACLDMSLDEVLKISHLNSNDIFFAKLFKYSYATFAFALVAISMLLFFKGLTSFFINEITPFHFKIKDVFEATILLTLALAIFDLAKTIFEEEVLGRIKDTSTSGTHKTMVKFIGSIIIALSIEALMLVFKFAITDPSQLLYSMYIVGGVGILLFGLAFYIKFTKEKETHI
- the trpA gene encoding tryptophan synthase subunit alpha produces the protein MKNLVAYITSGYPEKSFSIDLGLALGENGVDTLELGVPFSDPVADGPLIEKANHKALELGFKFKHLKEISCEIAPKVDTLWMGYFNSFYQQNLSKLLPEAREIGINGLIIPDLPHEEALKYKDLFAQNNLSNISFVAPTDSEERIAEVVKDAQKFIYMVAYAGITGSGKAEDLQPFLESIKKYTQTPVYVGFGVNAKTAKDKVKGADGVIVGSAFIDILLKEDLNYSQKIKECSELAKVIKGEINS
- the ruvB gene encoding Holliday junction branch migration DNA helicase RuvB, with translation MDRLVEIEKFDSEESSELSLRPDAWNEYIGQEQMKKNLGVFIEASKKRQEALDHVLFYGPPGLGKTTLALIIANEMDSNIKVTAAPMIEKSGDLAAILTNLEEGDILFIDEIHRLSPAVEEILYSSMEDFRIDIIIGSGPAAQTVKIDLPRFTLIGATTRAGMLSNPLRDRFGMNFRLQFYSHEELAQIISQASKKLDREIVHEAALEIAKRSRGTPRIALRLLRRVRDFADVADEMNIEHHRTKFALDELGINSHGFDEMDLKLLKLLTDARGKPMGLSTIAASLSEDEGTVEDVLEPYLLANGYLERTAKGRKATRATYDVLNMDWVNEEGTLF
- a CDS encoding lipid A biosynthesis lauroyl acyltransferase translates to MAYKLFLLFEKFLMIFPRSFRRFLFTSLGTLAYYVSAKYRKVSFNNLDFIFGDKLSQKEKVEITKYSFKNLLLNFHHIMELRHMSKDDLKKIITIENIEAVEKVHKEGRAVIYVTTHYSSWELGGASIGAFIEPIVAVYRKMKNPTMQDWLLEGRAKFGNINLEKSKVIKPLIRYIKEKKGSGILIDTNLNKREGVEVDFMGKKISQTPTPAYLARKFDAAIIPVTIRTDDEENYTLMLFDEIKVEKTDDESHDIQKATQAQADWLGSLIEKEPKFWFWVHRRFKTDYPEIYAPKP
- the hisH gene encoding imidazole glycerol phosphate synthase subunit HisH gives rise to the protein MKQNIAIVDYNMGNLASVKNAFEKLGQHTIVESDPEKFKEYDKLILPGVGAFGDAMEHLGERNMVDAIKEYAESGNYMFGICLGMQLLFESSQEFGSNEGLGLIKGHVEAFDTSKFSESLKVPHMGWNRMFTKEHPLFKGLDEMHYLYFVHSFHAVCDDEKDIIGRTEYGYEFTSSVAKDNILGIQPHPEKSHENGLKILENFINL
- a CDS encoding AI-2E family transporter, which translates into the protein MKPQYFVAILFATALYWMYFLYAPFLLSMTIAALLAISTSNIQDFFENKTGSKFTAAFISSALLAVLFFVPLGYFLATITIKLNTLDQMTIKGMEVFIRGFIENPPAYLEFLKPYIEGKLNDIDVKAIASDAISLAGNITALSAGFIKNAFLVIVFYFFAQYNGATIVEFLKRVVQVSVEEADTLAKELSSVMSVVFYSIIVNAMFQGILFGVAISFFGYDGILFGIMYGFASLIPIVGGALMWLPFMMYEFYLGNVFNAFFIALYSIIMISIIADTFIKPIIIKEINNRLLEEDDAKLNELVIFFAIIAGLATFGFWGMILGPAITAFFLTILKIFEARTADCAA
- the panB gene encoding 3-methyl-2-oxobutanoate hydroxymethyltransferase; its protein translation is MKKKMTITSIKKAKADKPLVMITAYDALFAKLFENSADMILVGDSLNMSFAGKNDTLSASLEQMIYHTNAVCAGAKNSFVVCDMPFGTYVNKDDALRNAIKVFQETPADCVKIEGGLDKADIVKHLTSNGIAVCGHIGLLPQAFRSEGGYKVKGKTEDEKRSLIADAKAIEEAGAFCMVIEGVKADVAAEVAKSVEVPVIGIGAGVDVDGQVLVFSDMLGLFEEFTPKFVKKYLDGALLVKDAVANYADEVVKREFPKEEHTY
- a CDS encoding Hpt domain-containing protein, whose product is MGIKSDLDSNFDFEVVDEFYDHYTMMVESMEVMIIDLSKPDTYQRSVNELFRIFHNIKSASGFLKIEPMRRLSTFVEEVLDELRQKNKPLSEKTINWLLEVCDIFAAWKDDLKNDNELTRVKYSLLKIPDLDED